In Aliamphritea ceti, a single window of DNA contains:
- a CDS encoding DUF1285 domain-containing protein, translating to MSKKTLDLAEVAGQLKEHQKTRSLPPVHLWKPDFSGDIDMQIRADGTWWHEGGQIKRPAMVTMFASILWHEADEYFLVTPVEKVRIQVEDVPLFVTEMKVEEVDGLQVLTFITSTEDEITAGVDHLIRVETDPETEEPSPYIMVRYGMEARLNRNVFYQLAELAYEVEISGQQHLMVDSAGMQFSLGTF from the coding sequence GTGTCTAAGAAGACGTTAGACCTGGCAGAAGTAGCCGGGCAGCTTAAAGAACATCAGAAAACCCGATCGCTACCTCCAGTGCATTTATGGAAACCGGATTTCAGTGGCGACATTGATATGCAGATCCGTGCCGACGGCACCTGGTGGCATGAAGGCGGGCAAATCAAACGCCCGGCAATGGTGACTATGTTTGCCAGTATTCTGTGGCATGAAGCTGACGAATACTTTCTGGTAACACCGGTCGAAAAAGTCCGCATTCAGGTGGAAGACGTACCGCTGTTTGTCACAGAAATGAAGGTGGAAGAGGTTGATGGCCTGCAGGTGCTAACCTTTATTACCAGCACAGAAGACGAAATCACCGCAGGTGTGGATCATCTTATACGGGTTGAAACCGACCCCGAAACGGAAGAACCTTCGCCCTACATTATGGTGCGCTACGGTATGGAAGCACGCTTAAACCGCAATGTGTTCTACCAACTGGCAGAACTGGCCTACGAGGTAGAGATTAGCGGTCAGCAACATCTAATGGTAGACAGCGCGGGCATGCAGTTCAGTCTCGGGACTTTTTAA
- the glpQ gene encoding glycerophosphodiester phosphodiesterase: MLCYRIASFILSLILSQSLFASPVVIAHRGASGYLPEHTLEAVTLAIAQGADYIEQDLVLSKDLVPVVLHDIHLDRVTDVALKYPERKRQDGRFYTFDFTLAELKTLKVHERTRENGSKVFANRYQGNADFSIATFEDQIELVTELNRQRAENIGFYPEIKAPAWHKSQGADISKIVLDILRKHHLDDADKPVYIQCFDFSETQRLRNDLGAKVKLVQLIGENSWEISDTDYSYLQTPSGLSEIVKVAQGIGPSISHLIDIESKQITDLSSKAKKAGLAIHPYTLRVDALPKGFSNSTLLDMLFRQVKIEGLFTDFPDVVVGYLKQ, translated from the coding sequence ATGCTCTGTTACCGAATTGCCTCGTTCATTCTCAGCTTGATACTGAGCCAAAGTTTGTTCGCCAGTCCTGTAGTCATAGCCCATAGAGGGGCATCAGGATACCTGCCAGAACATACCTTGGAAGCCGTAACCTTAGCCATTGCCCAGGGAGCTGATTATATCGAGCAGGATCTGGTGTTAAGTAAAGACCTTGTACCTGTGGTATTACATGATATTCATCTGGATAGGGTTACTGATGTTGCGCTGAAATACCCGGAACGAAAGCGACAAGACGGGCGTTTTTATACCTTTGACTTTACTCTTGCCGAATTGAAAACTTTAAAGGTACATGAAAGAACTCGTGAAAATGGTAGCAAAGTCTTTGCTAATCGATATCAGGGTAACGCTGATTTTTCTATTGCGACTTTTGAAGATCAGATAGAGTTAGTAACTGAGTTAAATCGTCAACGGGCTGAAAATATTGGCTTTTACCCAGAAATTAAAGCTCCGGCATGGCACAAAAGTCAGGGGGCAGATATCAGTAAAATAGTACTGGATATATTACGGAAGCATCACCTTGATGATGCCGATAAGCCAGTTTATATACAGTGTTTTGATTTTTCAGAAACACAGCGGTTACGTAACGATTTAGGTGCCAAGGTTAAACTGGTTCAATTGATAGGAGAAAATAGCTGGGAGATATCTGATACAGACTATTCGTATTTGCAAACACCTTCCGGACTAAGTGAAATAGTTAAAGTTGCTCAGGGTATTGGTCCGTCTATTTCACATTTGATAGATATAGAAAGCAAGCAAATTACAGATCTTTCATCAAAGGCTAAAAAGGCAGGCTTAGCAATCCATCCTTATACACTTCGCGTAGATGCTTTACCAAAAGGGTTCAGCAATTCTACGTTATTAGATATGTTATTTAGACAGGTAAAAATAGAGGGTTTGTTTACTGACTTTCCCGATGTGGTTGTGGGCTACCTGAAGCAATAA
- a CDS encoding cupredoxin domain-containing protein, with product MKRLFLVLFTLMFNIQSALAATVRVDILKFEYSPQQITINAGDTVIWTNREKRQYHNVWFKDLDSEEPDIFFPGETYQRTFPDAGTFNYECGPHPKMKGSVLVE from the coding sequence ATGAAAAGATTATTCCTTGTCCTGTTTACACTCATGTTCAACATTCAGTCAGCCTTAGCCGCGACTGTGCGTGTTGATATCTTGAAGTTCGAATATTCCCCCCAGCAGATCACTATTAATGCGGGTGATACTGTCATCTGGACTAACCGGGAAAAGCGTCAGTATCACAACGTCTGGTTCAAAGATTTAGACAGTGAAGAGCCTGATATCTTTTTCCCCGGTGAAACTTACCAGCGCACATTTCCTGACGCAGGCACCTTTAATTATGAGTGTGGCCCGCACCCCAAGATGAAAGGCAGTGTTTTAGTGGAATAA
- a CDS encoding tetratricopeptide repeat protein: protein MINTKIYKAVYSLSEELMKAASKDDRETFDALYAELKAICTDNEDTDKDHPEQWETLADFTEELEDAIVGYEKALKKAIAINSKDHMSSIAFSMASMQVELGQTEAAIKNLQDAKISANKIEDKDLKAEIDDLLEDLLAEQG, encoded by the coding sequence ATGATCAACACCAAGATATACAAAGCCGTTTACAGCCTGTCTGAAGAACTCATGAAGGCTGCCAGTAAGGACGACAGAGAAACCTTCGACGCACTGTATGCAGAGCTAAAAGCGATATGTACCGATAACGAAGACACCGACAAAGACCACCCGGAACAGTGGGAAACCCTGGCAGACTTCACCGAAGAACTGGAAGACGCAATTGTCGGCTACGAGAAAGCCCTAAAAAAAGCCATTGCGATAAACTCCAAAGACCATATGTCATCCATCGCATTCTCTATGGCATCAATGCAGGTTGAGCTGGGCCAGACAGAAGCCGCTATTAAGAACCTTCAGGACGCTAAAATCAGCGCCAATAAGATTGAAGACAAAGACCTTAAAGCTGAAATAGATGATTTGCTTGAAGATCTGTTAGCCGAACAGGGCTAA
- a CDS encoding serine/threonine protein kinase, translated as MSNQHPFETLTPSFIMDAVESLGYLCDGRNLALNSYENRVYQVGIEEELPVIVKFYRPERWSREQILEEHSYSYELVDHELPVVAPTRNDNGESLFEYGPFMMSVFERKGGRGPELDDLDNLFTMGRLLGRMHLIGASKPYQHRPSINPQTFGHDSVELISNHFIPKELKLAYDSLTADLLPLIDKAFANAGDITHIRVHGDCHGGNLLWRDEAPHFVDFDDSRMAPAIQDIWMLLSGDIDRQRRQISEIVDGYNEFYDFRPQELALIEPLRTLRMMYYSAWLARRWEDPAFPHSFPWFNTVRYWSDHILELREQLAALQAPAIELF; from the coding sequence ATGAGCAATCAACACCCTTTCGAAACCCTCACACCCAGCTTCATCATGGATGCGGTAGAAAGTCTCGGCTACCTCTGTGACGGCCGAAACCTGGCGCTTAACAGCTACGAAAACCGGGTTTACCAGGTAGGTATCGAAGAAGAGTTACCTGTTATCGTTAAGTTTTATCGCCCGGAACGCTGGAGCCGCGAGCAGATACTCGAAGAACACAGCTACAGCTATGAACTGGTCGATCATGAACTGCCTGTGGTTGCGCCAACCCGCAACGACAACGGCGAAAGCCTGTTCGAATACGGCCCATTCATGATGTCCGTGTTCGAACGTAAAGGCGGACGCGGCCCGGAACTGGACGATCTGGACAACCTGTTTACCATGGGACGCCTGCTTGGCCGTATGCACTTAATCGGTGCCAGCAAGCCCTATCAGCATCGTCCTTCGATTAACCCGCAAACCTTCGGTCACGATAGCGTTGAACTGATCAGTAATCACTTCATTCCCAAAGAATTGAAACTGGCTTACGACAGCCTCACCGCTGACCTGCTGCCACTGATCGACAAAGCGTTTGCCAATGCCGGCGACATCACCCATATCCGGGTACACGGTGACTGCCACGGCGGTAACCTGCTCTGGCGGGACGAAGCACCACACTTTGTCGACTTCGATGACTCCCGTATGGCCCCCGCCATTCAGGACATCTGGATGCTGTTATCCGGCGACATCGACAGACAGCGCCGTCAGATTTCTGAAATCGTAGATGGTTACAATGAATTCTACGATTTCAGACCACAGGAACTGGCGTTAATAGAACCACTACGCACCCTGCGAATGATGTATTACAGCGCCTGGCTGGCACGCCGCTGGGAAGACCCGGCATTTCCTCACAGCTTTCCTTGGTTCAATACTGTGCGGTACTGGAGTGATCATATTCTGGAATTAAGAGAACAGCTGGCAGCCCTGCAGGCACCGGCTATTGAACTGTTCTGA
- a CDS encoding CYTH domain-containing protein produces the protein MAQEIERKFLIDLDTLGTLPAGTRIVQGYIPTQGKTAVRIRLKGELAFLTIKGANQGAVRSEFEYPIPVEDADAMLAELCNGQLVDKIRYLIEHAGHTWEVDIFSGNNQGLVVAEVELDSENETVTLPDWVREEVTGESRYYNSSLIDNPYSNW, from the coding sequence ATGGCTCAGGAAATAGAACGTAAATTTCTGATCGATCTGGATACCCTCGGCACACTGCCAGCCGGTACCCGCATCGTACAGGGATACATTCCTACTCAGGGCAAAACAGCGGTACGCATTCGCCTTAAAGGTGAACTGGCATTTCTGACCATTAAAGGCGCAAACCAGGGTGCCGTTCGCAGCGAATTCGAATACCCCATTCCGGTTGAAGATGCCGATGCAATGCTGGCAGAACTCTGTAATGGCCAGCTGGTGGATAAAATTCGCTACCTGATTGAGCATGCAGGTCATACCTGGGAAGTGGATATATTCAGCGGTAACAATCAGGGCTTAGTAGTTGCCGAAGTTGAACTGGACAGCGAAAACGAAACTGTCACTTTACCAGACTGGGTACGAGAGGAAGTAACCGGCGAATCCCGTTATTACAACTCCAGCCTGATCGATAACCCCTACTCTAACTGGTAA
- the metG gene encoding methionine--tRNA ligase, which produces MTEKQRKILVTSALPYANGPIHLGHLVEYIQTDIWARFQNQRGNNCTYVCADDAHGTPIMLKADQMGISPQQLIDQVSEEHQRDFAGFMVGFDNYYSTHSEENKAFSSLVYTRLRDAGHIAQKTITQAYDPEKEMFLPDRFVKGDCPKCNEPDQYGDNCEKCGATYSPVEMKNAYSAVSGAKPIEKESEHYFFKLGDFESFLRDWVNNDDHVQEHMIHKLNEWFESGLQNWDISRDAPYWGFEIPDAPGKYFYVWLDAPIGYMASFKNWADKNGVDFDEYWKADSDAELYHFIGKDIAYFHTLFWPAMLEGAGFRKPTGVFCHGFLTVNGQKMSKSRGTFIMAETYLKHLRPEYLRYYFAAKLGSGIDDIDLSMDDFRMRVNADLVNKVINIASRCAGFIKKKFDGELGSQLVEAELYNTAVAAGDTIAAAYEAREYGKAMREIMALADKANQYIDAAEPWVLAKQEGKEQEVQDCCTMGINLFRAIITYLAPVLPQVAEEAAKFMNLDSLAWDSVKTPLLDHKINKFKPLMQRVEEDQVNAMLEDSKQTLAAAAAAQPAAVKAEKTPLAETPIADEITFDEFAKVDLRVALIAKAEHVKGADKLLQLTLDLGGETRNVFAGIKSAYAPEELEGKLTVMVANLAPRKMKFGMSEGMVLAAGPGGKDLWILEPHEGAQPGMRIM; this is translated from the coding sequence ATGACCGAAAAACAACGCAAAATTCTTGTGACCAGCGCTTTGCCTTACGCGAACGGTCCGATCCACCTTGGCCATCTGGTGGAATATATTCAAACCGATATCTGGGCGCGTTTTCAGAACCAGCGCGGCAACAACTGTACTTACGTTTGCGCCGACGATGCTCACGGCACACCTATCATGCTCAAGGCAGATCAGATGGGTATCAGCCCACAGCAACTGATTGATCAGGTGAGTGAAGAACATCAGCGTGATTTCGCCGGTTTCATGGTTGGCTTCGACAATTACTACTCCACGCATTCAGAAGAAAACAAAGCGTTCTCTTCTCTGGTGTACACCCGTCTGCGTGATGCCGGCCACATTGCCCAAAAAACGATTACCCAGGCGTATGACCCTGAAAAAGAAATGTTCCTGCCGGACCGTTTCGTGAAGGGTGACTGCCCGAAATGTAACGAACCGGACCAGTACGGCGATAACTGTGAAAAATGTGGTGCGACTTACAGCCCTGTAGAGATGAAGAATGCGTATTCTGCCGTCTCCGGTGCGAAGCCAATCGAGAAAGAATCTGAACACTACTTCTTCAAGTTGGGTGATTTTGAAAGTTTTCTGCGTGACTGGGTAAACAACGATGACCATGTTCAGGAACACATGATTCACAAGTTGAATGAATGGTTCGAATCCGGCTTGCAGAACTGGGATATCTCCCGTGATGCACCTTACTGGGGTTTCGAAATTCCAGACGCACCAGGCAAATACTTTTACGTTTGGCTGGATGCTCCTATTGGCTACATGGCCAGCTTCAAAAACTGGGCTGACAAAAACGGCGTAGATTTTGACGAATACTGGAAAGCCGATTCAGATGCTGAGCTGTACCACTTCATCGGTAAAGACATCGCTTACTTCCATACCCTGTTCTGGCCTGCCATGCTGGAAGGCGCAGGTTTCCGTAAGCCTACCGGCGTATTCTGCCACGGCTTCCTGACAGTCAACGGTCAGAAGATGTCCAAGTCACGCGGCACCTTCATCATGGCAGAGACTTACCTGAAGCACCTGCGTCCTGAATACCTGCGTTACTACTTTGCAGCCAAGCTTGGCTCCGGCATCGACGATATCGATCTGAGCATGGACGATTTCCGTATGCGCGTAAATGCCGATCTGGTTAACAAAGTGATTAACATCGCTTCCCGTTGTGCTGGCTTCATCAAGAAGAAGTTTGATGGTGAGCTGGGCAGTCAGTTAGTTGAAGCTGAGCTATACAACACTGCAGTAGCAGCCGGTGACACAATCGCTGCCGCCTATGAAGCCCGTGAATACGGCAAAGCAATGCGTGAAATTATGGCCTTGGCTGATAAAGCCAACCAATACATCGACGCAGCGGAACCATGGGTACTGGCTAAACAGGAAGGTAAAGAACAGGAAGTGCAGGACTGCTGCACTATGGGTATTAACCTGTTCCGCGCCATCATCACTTACCTGGCACCGGTATTACCGCAGGTAGCTGAAGAAGCAGCCAAATTCATGAACCTTGATTCTCTGGCATGGGATAGCGTTAAAACACCATTGCTGGATCATAAGATCAATAAGTTCAAGCCGCTGATGCAGCGTGTTGAAGAAGATCAGGTAAATGCCATGCTGGAAGACAGCAAGCAAACTCTGGCAGCAGCTGCAGCTGCTCAGCCGGCTGCTGTTAAAGCAGAAAAAACACCGCTGGCAGAAACACCTATTGCTGACGAGATCACTTTTGACGAATTCGCTAAAGTAGACCTTCGCGTCGCACTGATCGCCAAGGCAGAACACGTTAAGGGGGCTGACAAGTTGCTGCAGCTGACACTGGATCTGGGCGGCGAAACCCGCAACGTCTTTGCCGGCATCAAGTCTGCATACGCGCCGGAAGAACTGGAAGGTAAGCTGACAGTCATGGTGGCTAACTTAGCACCGCGCAAAATGAAGTTCGGTATGTCTGAAGGCATGGTACTGGCAGCAGGCCCGGGCGGTAAGGATCTGTGGATTCTTGAACCGCACGAAGGCGCTCAGCCAGGCATGCGGATTATGTAA
- the trmA gene encoding tRNA (uridine(54)-C5)-methyltransferase TrmA, with translation MALPNVDPSIYDAQLSEKQAQIVQQFAEFTLPDIEVFESERTAYRQRAEFRVWHEGDDLYYVMFTPGSKREHQQLTSCPMVSERIQAVMFELLDSIRSNELLRRRLFQVDFLSTLSGELVVSMLYHKALDESWLEEAAFLREKFNINLIGRSRKTKLVLGDDFAVEKMQVNDRELLYKQVENSFTQPNAGVCQHMLEWAVDITKDAGGDLVELYCGNGNFTLALAQNFRSVVATEIAKVSVRAAEYNIDVNKIDNVQVLRMSSEEFSQALQGVREFRRLKEKNIDLNSFNFSTVLVDPPRSGLDDETVKQVTAYDNIVYVSCNPDTLVDNLRELTKTHRIERFAIFDQFPYTHHLECGVYLTRI, from the coding sequence ATGGCGCTGCCAAATGTCGATCCTTCTATTTACGACGCTCAGTTAAGCGAAAAGCAGGCGCAGATTGTGCAGCAATTTGCTGAGTTTACGCTGCCTGATATTGAGGTGTTCGAATCGGAGCGTACCGCATACCGCCAGCGGGCAGAGTTTCGTGTTTGGCATGAAGGTGATGACCTTTACTACGTGATGTTTACGCCGGGTAGCAAACGTGAGCATCAGCAGCTGACCAGTTGTCCTATGGTGTCTGAACGTATTCAGGCGGTGATGTTTGAACTGCTGGATTCAATTCGTTCGAATGAACTGCTGCGCCGGCGTCTGTTTCAGGTAGATTTCCTCAGTACGCTTAGCGGTGAGCTGGTGGTCAGTATGCTGTACCACAAAGCTTTAGATGAAAGTTGGCTGGAAGAAGCGGCGTTCTTACGTGAGAAATTTAACATTAACCTGATTGGCCGGAGCCGCAAAACCAAGCTGGTGCTGGGTGATGACTTCGCTGTTGAAAAGATGCAGGTGAATGACCGTGAGTTGCTATACAAACAGGTAGAAAACAGTTTTACGCAGCCGAATGCCGGTGTCTGTCAGCATATGCTGGAATGGGCTGTAGACATTACTAAGGATGCCGGCGGTGACCTGGTAGAACTGTACTGTGGTAACGGCAACTTTACTTTGGCGCTGGCGCAAAACTTCCGTTCGGTGGTTGCGACAGAAATTGCTAAAGTATCTGTGCGGGCGGCTGAGTATAATATCGACGTGAATAAGATCGATAATGTTCAGGTGCTGCGTATGTCCAGCGAAGAGTTTTCTCAGGCGTTGCAGGGTGTGCGGGAATTTCGTCGTTTGAAGGAAAAGAATATCGATCTGAACAGTTTTAATTTCAGTACAGTGCTGGTAGACCCGCCGCGCAGTGGCCTGGACGATGAAACTGTTAAGCAGGTTACAGCGTATGACAACATTGTTTATGTTTCCTGTAATCCGGATACGCTGGTTGATAACCTTCGCGAACTGACTAAAACGCACCGTATCGAACGGTTCGCCATTTTTGATCAGTTCCCTTATACCCATCACCTTGAGTGTGGTGTATATCTGACCCGTATCTGA
- a CDS encoding TetR/AcrR family transcriptional regulator, giving the protein MARRNDHTREELHEMALAAAQVLLDEQGVTALSTRKVAAAIGYSVGSLYQLFNNLDDLCWQLNARTLAQFQGELSAIPEGEPREIILGYGRAYLEFAHKWPHRWHLLFEHKSQASDIPDALQGKISGMFEYLEAALAQQFPQANAESLQRSARTLWAAVHGIAVLASLDKLFLNQPALEQQMLNEVIGRYLSGWQQENMV; this is encoded by the coding sequence ATGGCCCGACGTAATGATCATACCCGTGAAGAGCTGCATGAGATGGCGTTGGCAGCTGCACAGGTATTACTGGATGAGCAGGGTGTTACTGCTCTCAGTACCCGTAAAGTTGCTGCTGCCATTGGTTATTCAGTAGGTAGCCTGTATCAGCTTTTTAATAATCTTGATGATCTGTGCTGGCAACTGAATGCCCGGACTCTGGCGCAATTTCAGGGGGAGCTGAGTGCTATTCCGGAAGGAGAACCCCGTGAGATTATTCTTGGATATGGCCGGGCTTATCTGGAGTTTGCCCATAAGTGGCCACATCGCTGGCATTTGCTGTTTGAGCATAAGAGTCAGGCCAGCGATATTCCTGATGCTTTGCAGGGGAAAATCTCCGGCATGTTTGAGTATCTGGAAGCGGCACTGGCGCAACAGTTTCCGCAAGCGAATGCGGAAAGCTTGCAGCGCTCTGCGCGAACACTTTGGGCGGCGGTACACGGCATTGCTGTACTGGCGTCTCTGGACAAACTTTTTCTTAATCAGCCGGCACTGGAACAGCAAATGTTAAATGAAGTGATTGGCCGTTATCTGAGCGGTTGGCAACAGGAGAATATGGTATGA